From the genome of Rhineura floridana isolate rRhiFlo1 chromosome 7, rRhiFlo1.hap2, whole genome shotgun sequence, one region includes:
- the KCNJ13 gene encoding inward rectifier potassium channel 13, whose product MRTEVIESNNTKPSSPLLAQRYPRMVTKDGHSTLQMDGAQGKGLAYLKDAWGILMDMRWRWMMLVFSASFVLHWLVFAVLWYLLAEMNGDLEIDHDSPPENHTICVKYITSFTAAFSFSLETQLTIGYGTMFPSGDCPSAIALLAIQMVLGLMLEAFITGAFVAKIARPKNRALSIRFTYSAVVTHREGKPYLMFQVANTRPSPLTSVRISAVLYEERENGQLHQTSVDFHLDSITSEECPFFIFPLTYYHFITPSSPLAILLQREAHHHFELVVFLSATQEGTGETCQRRTSYLPSEIILHHHFASMLVRGAKGEYQIKMENFDKTIPELPAAESKNSKRTDMEIRINGQHIDSFQICEAHLTE is encoded by the exons atgaggacagAAGTGATAGAAAGCAACAACACCAAACCTAGTTCTCCTCTCCTGGCCCAAAGATACCCAAGAATGGTCACTAAAGATGGACACAGCACACTACAGATGGATGGTGCCCAAGGGAAAGGTCTGGCATACCTAAAAGATGCATGGGGAATCCTGATGGATATGCGCTGGAGATGGATGATGCTGGTATTTTCTGCTTCTTTTGTCCTCCACTGGCTTGTGTTTGCAGTTCTCTGGTACCTACtggctgaaatgaatggggatcTGGAAATTGATCATGATTCCCCACCTGAAAACCACACTATCTGTGTAAAGTACATCACTAGCTTTACAGCTGCTTTTTCCTTCTCACTGGAGACACAACTCACTATTGGTTACGGCACAATGTTCCCAAGCGGAGACTGTCCAAGCGCAATTGCTCTACTTGCTATACAAATGGTACTGGGTCTGATGCTGGAGGCCTTCATCACAG GTGCATTTGTAGCAAAAATTGCTCGTCCAAAGAATCGAGCTCTCTCCATCCGGTTTACTTATTCTGCTGTAGTGACACACAGAGAAGGAAAGCCGTATCTAATGTTCCAAGTAGCCAATACTCGCCCAAGCCCACTCACCAGTGTTCGGATTTCTGCAGTTCTCTATGAAGAACGAGAAAATGGTCAGCTGCATCAAACTAGTGTGGATTTCCATCTAGATAGCATCACTTCTGAAGAGTGCCCTTTCTTTATTTTTCCCTTGACCTATTACCATTTCATAACTCCATCAAGTCCTCTAGCCATTCTCCTACAAAGGGAGGCTCATCATCATTTTGAGCTCGTAGTCTTTCTTTCTGCCACACAAGAAGGCACTGGAGAAACGTGCCAGAGGAGGACATCCTATCTCCcatcagagatcatattacaCCACCATTTTGCCTCCATGTTGGTTCGAGGTGCTAAAGGGGAATATCAAATCAAAATGGAGAATTTTGACAAGACAATCCCAGAACTTCCAGCAGCAGAATCTAAAAATTCAAAGAGGACTGACATGGAGATCCGCATCAATGGacagcacattgacagcttccAGATCTGTGAGGCTCATCTGACTGAATAG